Sequence from the Mugil cephalus isolate CIBA_MC_2020 chromosome 20, CIBA_Mcephalus_1.1, whole genome shotgun sequence genome:
CAATAAAtcagattaaatgaaaacaggaatCACGCTTGGAATATCTTAACTCACCTGTTGCATGGCGcatcgtcttcttctttttctttacagccacaacattatgaccactggcaggagaagcaaataacactgaccatcttgtgacaatgttgGGAGACCTTTGAATCTGGCTTCCCCCTCCCccgccccaccccaccccccatcccccactaacaccactggacaccctcagaaggcccatgtccattctctgatgatccACAacttaggaaggtggtcataatgttgtgtctgctGCATGTATGTGAAGAAATTATCCCACACTTTTCCAATACCTCAGTATTCTCTCCACTATAATTAATGGCTGCCAGGCTGTCATTAAAGGAAACATCCAGGTGTGTTTGTCACAAACCTGAGAAAAACTCAGACATAAAAAGAGATTTATACGCATGCtatatttttcctttcattttgttCGGAGCCTGAAGGATCCTCGtgctcactcactcacataTTTATTTGATGTCAGGATGTTTTCCCTCAGGATAAATATATGATCTAATCTAATTTGATCTAACCTAATCTAATCTTATCTAACTAAAAATCACTTATATGGACACTGATATACCACTGATAATTAGGATAATACTTCATATAACCACCTCAATAAATGAAAGAGACTAACTCGATCAAGCTGGacaattatggaaaaaataataatcacaattatTTTGATTAATATTGAAATCACTATTAATAAACAATTATTCACTGACTTTAGTTAGTCTAAACCACCATCGCTGAAATTATGTGAATATATCGGATTAATTTCGCCTGCATCAAAAATATGTGTCAAATAATGAACGCTTCATATTTTCTGCATGCGTTCTGCTTTACGTAGATGGGACTGTGAATAAAGATCAAccgttattttattattattattattttaatcttttagaGGGCTAACTTTTGAGTTAGCCCTCTATTTTATTCAGAGTCCctggtttgatttgtgttttcatttccagtttTAGCTGACGTCAGCTAAATACGGCCATTCTGACATAACAGCATTCTGACATTAGGCCTTAATTGTCAGAATGGCAACACATAACCCTTTACGTCCCATCATTCTGAAAAATTTTGCCTCCTATGGTCGGAATGGTGGTATGTTATCCGTTTTTCAAAGTGTTGCCATTCCAACAAATCTTTTGTGCGCCTTTACGCCTTCATCATATGcaacattaattattacaattaaCATACAGAGACTGACAATTGTGATGCCCGCAAGATTACGATCACCACCACTGAAGAGCGATCTCCTCCCTGTCATTTTCTACAACTGTTAGGTTATGATCAGACAttaatgacagacagacagtcgtAGATGTCGGAACCCCCTCCCATCTGCCCCCTGCACTTCATGAGCCTCCCTACCCACAGCACAAAGAAGACTGACTGTATTACATCTGTACACATgtcttaaaacatgaaaaaaagaacacacacgcacacacacactcgaaaGTATGCACATTTCCCTATGGAAACTAAAATCGTGTCGGAATGCTGGGACGAAACTGTCGAAATGGCGGGACGTCCGTATGTCGGAATAGTGACATGTCGGAATGGCAGCATGTCGGAATGGCAGTATGTCAGAATGGCAGCATGTAACCTCTAAATACATATCTGATTGGAGCACTCATTAATAATTCAAGGTggctaaataataaatgaggcGCCAACAACGGGCTTCAGTGTGGCTCCAATGCTTTCAACTGTCgtatcttaaaaataaatggtggGCATTAATTCCTTAATATCTCCCAACAGATTTGAGCCTCTGTTCATTTTTCACGTCATTCAGGTTGCCGTGTTGAATTTAAAACCGTTTAAAACCGCTTTCTTCATTCCCCTTCACAATGTCCTTCgttcagagggaaaaaaagacaaagtggaTAGAACTGGATGACAGAGTAGAAAGTATATTAGCATAATTTAGCACAAAAAACAGacgtaaaaaagaaaaaaagtttcctgTACCTTTAAATTCTGTAATTTCACATATGCTGTGTCTATACTTACATATTATCCTCTGATGCTGTATTGTAAGATGTTATTGCTGACTGAGTTGTCTGCAATTTCTAGCAACAACACCATCAACAACGACACTAGCAGCAACggcaacagcaacaaatacttcatcatcagcaacaacacacGTAACGACAGCAACAAATACTTCACCATCAACACACGCAGCAAAAGCAACAAATATTTTACTATCAACACACGCAGcgacagcaacagcaacaaatactTCACCATCAACACACACAGCGACAGCAACAAATACTTCACCATCAACACacgcagcaacagcaacaaatactTCACCATCAACACacgcagcaacagcaacaaatattTCACCATCAACACACACAGCGACAGCAACAAATACTTCACCATCAACACACACAGCGACAGCAACAAATACTTCACCATCAATAACGACACACACAGCGACAACAAAAACTCCACCACCAACACCGACACACGCAGATACACCAAGATCAACTGCGACACTCACAGATACAACAACTGAAATGCCAAGgtcaacaacgacaacaaaagTGCAAAGAACTACAACAGCTCATGAAACCCAGGACTCTGTAAATGGTAAGCTATATGTACAGTATGGCAatttatttgagtttaaaatttaaactgtttatatggtgtccatgaaaaaaaaaaaaaaagaagaagggttTTGTCGGCACGTAGTTCAATTTCAAGAGTTCAAACAGTATTGGGAAACACTGAATTAAATACTGAATTTTTAATTGTAGCTAACAATTTCACACTCCTGGATGTTTTCGTTGGAGAATCATGAGGAAATGAATTAGGCAAATACAAGTGGTTATAAAGGAGATAAAAGACTGAGGTGAAGCATAAATTGTGCTGCTGGTTTGAAGATGATGTTCTTTTCCCTTTCAGGACAGAGCTCTCCAGAAATCTCCAGATTCAGCGACCCCAACACCAAATACAGTAAGAGCTTTGCtttacatgacaaaaaaaagcttaagAGCATGAATTAAAGCGCAGCTTAGCAAACACCTGCATTCCTGCCTGATTAGTTTTTACGAAGAGGAGTGCATCATCTGCGTAGAAGCTGATGTCCAGTTGTATGGAGTTACGGGActggcataaaataaaaatgccactAAAGATATCAAAAGAATCGGTGtctatttatttccatttatttatcagtttgcATCTCAGCTAGACTTGTCAAATGAAAGGCCTTCTTTTCAACATTTGCTGATATTTAGAGTAGAactcttttatatttatttgctgAGTATCATATTTCGGTATTTTGTCTAGGTGTCAGATAATAAATGGTAAATGCCATGCCCCCAGATGAATATTTTCCAGATGAATAAGAACTGAAACTTTGAATCGTTTAACATGAATTTCtcaatttaaacttaaatgtatAATTCTTCCATTGTGGTCACTGAATTATTGTCAGCTGAATTTACTCAAAGTGGTTAATTTCTGACTGTAAGAGCTACTTCACATTATTTTCTATATGTCAAAGTGAAAAGACTGCCAGGAAAAATTCATAATCTTTTGAACTTTCCAGGCAGTTAATCACTcttactactaccactactctGCTATTCcagctctgagctctgatcATACcttgtttaatgttttgtttgtttaatggcattaatatatatacatatatatatatatctgtttctctctttaaaCAGATATTTTGACGACTGCTCTAATAACTTCCTTGTTTTCGAATGCTGTCATGCTGCTGGCTCTTTTCTGgtgcaggaaaaaacacagcatattGCAAGCAACACAGGCGGTGAGCTTGAgtcaaaatctgttttttgtttgtttgtttgtttgtctgtttttgttttttgttaatcctttaagacctaaacatccaccCACGGATGAAAAAAGAAgattgcagtatttgaattgccgtaactcaccaatggacaaaatgcaaagtgtgaTTTCTGGGataaaaagctgccattacagtaatgatgatgcacggcagccacactttgaattttgtcagtagcgcaaaccattgtgagtcaATGGTAATTCAAAAAACGCAAGCTTTAATGTGTCACCGACGATACGTTCGGGTTGTAAAGGGTTTTACTTGTGATGGTTTATTTGGGCAACCGCTCTATCTACtaatttaaactttatattTCTTAGAGGACCATAGTATATGATACAGCCCATTGTGATGGTAAAATATAgtttctgtgtcatttctgtttcaGGATCGCTTCAGCCAGGAGAATGAACACGCATTGGAATATGTGTCGGTGAGATATTCTCAGGCTTCAGTAACTATTTTCTTTGTATGCTTCTTTTTAACTCACTTGGTGTTAAGAGTCGTGCATTTCATACAAATTGGTCCTGCCAGAATTAAGTTAAAAGAATGTGAAGTTGCTGTGGAAGTAATTACTACAAGATGGCGAAGGATGTAGTCTCAGCACCTGTTTTTACACGAAATATCTGAGCTTCAGCTTGTGGCAGAACTGCACTTATGCAAGGCGTATGTTTGAATCAAGCCATTGTGCAAATGACGTCTTGGTTTGGTGTGTTTGGCCAGTGAACAACCTCCACTCTGTTGGAAAAACATCATAAAGATGTTGCCTTAGTCAGGTCAAGTTTTACTTGGGCGCGTTGTGATGCAAACAGATCCACTTGGTATGCTCTGCAAATTTGAGCTCAATGGTGTCTGTGGTCATCACAATAGTTCCCTTATTCACATCTTTTCCTCTTCACATAACCTTGACGACACAGGGATTAATACGTCCCAGATAAGTGACACAGCTATTAGGAATATATGCACCgtctgctgcttctttttccaAGTTAAACTGTAATGTGTCAGAGGTCTTTGTGAGTGATTCCAAcacctctctctttctattttaGAAATTTACAGATGGTAACAAAGGAGAGAATTCATTATGATTTTCAGTGTGCAGCAtataataaactgtaaaatgatgttgatgatgatgcagTGCCCTTTCCAAAAAGCCCTTTAAGTGAGCTTAATGTCCTCACAACATGGAccagaaagggagagaaagaaaaacaaggcatTAAAAATCAGTCGCAGACATCAGATTTATCCTTCCCACAGCTCTAGTGCAGATGTCTGGGGCAGATAAAATTTTGGGTTCCTaataacatgacctggatggaTTGGTCCCAAATTTGCTGCAAAGTTTGTGCAACTACATGATGATTCAATAAGTTTTGATTTGATATTGAGGACCTAAAGACTTTTTAGCTGTTCACTGAGGAAGTGGTAATACACTAAGCTGGTGAAAGGGGTTACATGCCACACATCAGCTGCCTTGCATTACacatataatgttttttttgcaagagTTTCCATTTTACCTCCATTcattttgggtaaaaaaaaaaaagtcttattgGGCTAAATATGTCCAGATTTACTGGATGGATTGGTGCAATATTTGGTGTAAATATTGATTTATTGTCAGAGAATGTCACAAAGTCCATCACGAGTTTTGATGTCGTACACCCAGCTGCTCGTAAATGTTACGATGCTGACACGCAACGCTTCCACGCCGCACATCGCCATGCTAACAATATCAGTAATGACATGATGGTTAGCCTCGCAGAGCTGCTTCTGTTAATGCACGGTCTTTCTTTGTCACGCAGACCGCAGATTGCCCCATCGTCCAAAATTCGGCTACGAGGGAATGTCCTCCAACAAACATCATCCACAATCAAGTCTACTAACAagcctacatatatatatgtataaatatatataacctgaacacatcacatCCGTGGGATGGACATTAGAACTGAGATGGCTTGTTGATGCCTCGGGCCCCTGATTCGCTTCTGGTGCGAAGTGAAGTGAGATTGAACGAGCCTCGGCATGACAACTCAACGCCACCTCTGATCGAGGCAGTGTAGGTTATTACTCCAGTACAAAGGAAATGAAGTGCAACGAGAACCACATCAGTCAAGTCAACTGAGTTCCTCGTTTAGACcaaattttgagtattttaaacAGCCTGAAGTTTttcaaaagcatttttaaattagCTGAGCCCGTTCCAATATGGTTGTTATAAGAACAGAAAAAGTTGGCAGACCTCTCACCGGTGTGGTTACTGCACTTTGTTTGCGCCAGCCTTGGCATCACTTAGTCTGGTCTAATACTACTGGAgtaactgaatgtgttttgttggcAACACTGGCATGTGAGA
This genomic interval carries:
- the LOC124998157 gene encoding cell wall protein DAN4-like isoform X1, with translation MASWQSYVFLFAFVCMIDFTNGDCTDTLGKIFTTAPLSPNLKERIPIIGTENTKNMLACSLHLSCEDKHNTCCQLLHYCLKVPDDVSEMCKETQETRKEVSLLYIACVINEIVNETTNVSVCDNYDAIREIHLKLLESPSFYDTTTPSTTTLAATATATNTSSSATTHVTTATNTSPSTHAAKATNILLSTHAATATATNTSPSTHTATATNTSPSTHAATATNTSPSTHAATATNISPSTHTATATNTSPSTHTATATNTSPSITTHTATTKTPPPTPTHADTPRSTATLTDTTTEMPRSTTTTKVQRTTTAHETQDSVNGQSSPEISRFSDPNTKYNILTTALITSLFSNAVMLLALFWCRKKHSILQATQADRFSQENEHALEYVSTADCPIVQNSATRECPPTNIIHNQVY
- the LOC124998157 gene encoding cell wall protein DAN4-like isoform X2; translation: MASWQSYVFLFAFVCMIDFTNGDCTDTLGKIFTTAPLSPNLKERIPIIGTENTKNMLACSLHLSCEDKHNTCCQLLHYCLKVPDDVSEMCKETQETRKEVSLLYIACVINEIVNETTNVSVCDNYDAIREIHLKLLESPSFYDTTTPSTTTLAATATATNTSSSATTHVTTATNTSPSTHAAKATNILLSTHAATATATNTSPSTHTATATNTSPSTHAATATNTSPSTHAATATNISPSTHTATATNTSPSTHTATATNTSPSITTHTATTKTPPPTPTHADTPRSTATLTDTTTEMPRSTTTTKVQRTTTAHETQDSVNGQSSPEISRFSDPNTKYNILTTALITSLFSNAVMLLALFWCRKKHSILQATQADRFSQENEHALEYVSSL